TGACGATATACATGAAAATAAACAACAAAATAAGAATAATAGCAGCAATCCCAAACAACAACAGCAACATCGAATTATCCCCTGGCTGTTGCACTTCAATTCCTAATGCTTCATCCATCACCCAACCTTGGGATTTAGTCCCCAACGTTTGCAGCATAGATAACGCATGAAATCCATTAATGACCAGCCAGCCTATAAATCCAATTTGTATAGCTAAAAAGGCCAAACCTTTAATGATTTGTCCATTCATGATATTGGCTGTTCCCATAAAAAAATAAGAAAGCTTTACTGATTTATCGCCTTTTTCGAACAATTCTCTAAAGGTTATCTGCCCATCCGGTGTTGATTTTAACTTCATAGCAATTCACTTCCTGTTCTTTAAATAAGGAAAGAAGAGTGCGGGACAAAACTAAAAACCAGTTTTGATGTGCACCCTAAAACCTAATAAACGGTGGCCAAAAGTCAGGTTCTTCGACAATTTCGCAAAAATCGAGCAATACCAAAAGCGTATTGTTCGATTTTTGCGAAACTGCTCGAACCTAATCGCCTTTTGTCTCAACCTCCTCAAGAGTAGAATAAACAACAGGAGCAGAAATGAACCATTTAATCGTTTTTGTTCTTTCTGCCCTGCACATCATTTATTTACCCGACTTACTCGTATCTTGGACTAATTTGTCTAATTTTGGTAGATATTGATCTTCAGCAATTTTGCCATTATACGTATCATTGATCACAGCATCAGCCGGTCCCCAGAACGAAACCATCGCTGGTAGTTTCGGCATAACAACGGAATGATCACTATCACTCATTGTCATAACAGCTTTAGCCACGTCATCAGATGTTACTTTTTCATCCGCCTGAGCTTCTTTGTTCGCAGGAACTGTACCATTTTTCTCAAAAACAGTTAATTGATTTTCTTTATTTGTTAAGAAATCCGCTAAAGCCATCGCTGCAACTGGGCTTTTCGTTGATGCATTGACACCAAACAATTTCACACCCAAGAAGGCTTTTTGTTGTACTGAACCATTGCCTAAATCAACAGTAGGATACGGAGCAACCGCAAAATTATCTCCCAAAGCTTTTTCGACGTCTAATTTAGACCAAGGGCCAGATAAGAACGCATCCGTTTTGCCATTTCCTAAATTAGAAAGTGCATCCGCATTTGATTGCACAACACCTGGGTTATCTTTTTGTGCACGAATCCATTTTAATACTTCTACACCCTTGTCATTATTAAAATTAGTCCCTTTGATATCTTCGCCATTTTTTCCGTATAACTCATCACCATTTGACATAAATAGCGGTGTAAAGATATAGTTCGCACCAGCTTCTCCAAAGTTTGCACCTAATTTTCCTTTAGACGTTAACGTTTCCCAACTCTTCACGTCTTCTTCAGCTAATTTTCCTTTGTTGTAATATAGAATTTGTGATTCGACTCCATATGGATAACCGTATAGCTTGCCATCATAAGTAGCCGCTTCAATTGCACTTTCTGTACTATTTTTCTTAACACTATCTTCATATTTAGTATTAGCATAAATAATTCCTGCATCTACCATTTGCCCTAATTGGTCATGGGGCATCATAAATACATCGGCTGCCGCACTAGGATCTTTCTTTAAGTTTTCTTGAGCCGTAGCGGACTCACTCGGCTTAATCGTCACTTTCCAATCCTTATGTTCTTTTTCAAATTGCTCTACTAATGGTTTGTAGGTGTCAACAAATGCTACATCCACCCATAATTTTATAGAAGCGTTTTCATTTTCAGCAGAAGTTTTTTTCTCTGATGAACCTCCGCCACAAGCTGCAAGCGCAACGGCCGCTGCTGTCATTGTTACCCCTAACGTCAAAAGCTTTTTCATGTTTCTTTTCATCTTTTGTTCCTCCTAGGAATTTTTTGCTGTTCTATTCTCTTACATTGTGCAATCGTTTGCGTTAATTGTCAAGTGATATATATAAGAATTAGAAAACTATTTTTATAACGGTTATTCCCCCAGAGTCAAAATTAATTAAGAACGCCTTTACATAAACGATTCAATTACAACTACCACTTTATCTTTCTTCTCTTCCTGTTTACAACAGCTACACTTAACCCTTACAAAACAAAATGCAATCGATTGCGATAAAAACATTGAAAACGTTTTTCTTATGTGTCATAATATGGGTGGTTTTTAGATTATTTAGCTAAAAAAAGAAACAAATGTCGATTACAGGAGGAAATACGCACATGAACACAGCCGCAGTCCATCACCAACCAGAAAGTGAATTTGCTTATTTATACACCGCTGACAAGATGCACATCCGTCTGCGCACAGGAAGAGGAGATATCCAAAACGTGTCATTAATAAACGGTGATCCCTATCAACTCGAACACAGCGAATGGTTCAAAGAAACGATTCCCATGGAACGTTATTTATCTACAACGACTCATGATTATTGGATAATCGAAACGTCAGCTCCTCACAGACGTTTGAGTTATGCATTCAAAATAGAAGGAATGGATGGCACTGTGCTTTTTTATGG
The DNA window shown above is from Enterococcus sp. 4G2_DIV0659 and carries:
- a CDS encoding extracellular solute-binding protein — protein: MKRNMKKLLTLGVTMTAAAVALAACGGGSSEKKTSAENENASIKLWVDVAFVDTYKPLVEQFEKEHKDWKVTIKPSESATAQENLKKDPSAAADVFMMPHDQLGQMVDAGIIYANTKYEDSVKKNSTESAIEAATYDGKLYGYPYGVESQILYYNKGKLAEEDVKSWETLTSKGKLGANFGEAGANYIFTPLFMSNGDELYGKNGEDIKGTNFNNDKGVEVLKWIRAQKDNPGVVQSNADALSNLGNGKTDAFLSGPWSKLDVEKALGDNFAVAPYPTVDLGNGSVQQKAFLGVKLFGVNASTKSPVAAMALADFLTNKENQLTVFEKNGTVPANKEAQADEKVTSDDVAKAVMTMSDSDHSVVMPKLPAMVSFWGPADAVINDTYNGKIAEDQYLPKLDKLVQDTSKSGK